The segment TCGCCTCCTTCATCGCTGACGCCTCGGAATCCAAGTTCACGTTATTTATCTAGGAAAGACAGTATATTGATTAGGCGCGAATAGGCAGCCGCTACTTCTTTTATGGCGGCAGGCCGGCGATCCGAACGACAGGCTGGGGCGGATTTTGCGTCAGTCGCGGGCGGCAGTCCAGGTGCCCGATACGCCGCCGGCGCTGGTGAAAGTGCCGGAAATGGTGTCCTCGCTGCTGAACGACCCGCTCAGCGTTTCGGACCCGCCGGGAACCCCGCCGCTGAGCTGGATGGTCACGTTCTTTCCGGAGACAGTGTAGGAGCCGGTGCCGCTGTGGCCGAGACTGTCGGCAAACTGGGCAGAGCCGGTTTCCACCGTCCCGGCGCAGGTCAGGACCGCGGTACCGTTGCCGCTGCCGCCGCCCGTGATCGCGAAGCTAACGTTCCATGTCCCGGCAAGATAATAGTCCCCCTCGGCCAGGCAGCCGGAAGCGCCGCAGAGCAACCAGGCCAATAGGCCCCCGATCAGAAGAGCGTGCTTCATCCCCTTCACCTCCTCGAGTTGATTGCTTTCTTTTATATTGACAGAAATGAGTACAAAAAGTCAATTTCTGAGCAAGAAACCGCCCGGCTACGGCTTCCGCCGCACGTGTAAAATCAGCCCTGGCTCGATATGCCACGATGTAGGGGTGGGGCTTGCAGCACAAATTATCCGCTTGGCGGATGTAATTTGTCTGTCCCAGAATGGGGCCCCCACCCTTGTTTAAGGGTAACCGCAAGGGTTACCCCTACAACAAAACTGCCCACGGCATATGTAGACAAACCCGGCCTACCAACATTATGTTTTTGGCAATTTCGATTAGTCGCCAAAAACATCAAATGTTGGTATATAGTCATATTAGATAAGTTTCGTTGGATTTTAGGCACTACGAAACTTATAATATGACTATGTTATAATTATTCATGCATTTCACCGCCAGGCTGCCCGTCGATGACTTCCGCCAGCAGATCGAAGGGGAAATCGCCTCCAACCCGGTGCTGGTCCTGACCGCCTAGACCGGGGCCGGCAAATCGACCCGCGTCCCTTACTGGCTGTGGCAGGCCGGCGTCAAGGTCCACGTCACCCAGCCGCGGCGCATCGCCGCCCGCGCGTTGTCCAATTATCTGGCCCATGTGTGCAACGTTTGCTGGGGAGACGAGATCGGCTACCAGACCGGCTTGGACAGCAACAAGTCGCCCCAGACGGCGCTCCTGTACCTGACCGACGGCGTGCAGATGGTGCAGGAGATCCAGGGCAAGCGCGAATACGACGTGCTGATCCTGGACGAGATCCACGAGTGGAACCTGAACCAGGAAGTGCTGGTTGGGCTGGTCAAGAAGAACCTGGACAGCGGCTATTACCAGCGCAGCGGCAAGCGGGTGGTGATCATGAGCGCCACCCTGAAGGCCAGGCAGATCTCGGCGTTCTTGAACCACGCCCCGGTGATCACTATTCCCGGCCGCGGCTTCCCGGTGGTCTGCCAGCGGCGCCACCCCTGTTTTTTCCTCCCCGACGCCGCCAATCTACTCGAAAGCGGCCACAACATCCTGATCTTCCAGCCAGGGAAACAGGAGATCGAAGAAACCATGCAGAACTTGAAAGAACTGCTGGAACACGACAAGCAGCAGGCAGTCATCCTCCCCCTGCATTCGGAACTTTCCATCAACGAACAGGGCAAGGTGTTTAAAAATTACCCCCTGCCTAAAGCCGTCGTGGCCACCGACATCGCCCAGACCAGCCTGACCATCGACGACATCGACGCGGTCATCGACAGCGGCGTCAAGAAGGAAGTGCGGCTGGTATCGGGCATCGAGGGGTTGTATCCGACCGAGATCTCCACTTCCGAGTGCCGCCAGCGCGCCGGCCGGGCCGGCCGGGTGAAAAAGGGAGTCTATATCCTCTGCTCCGAGCGCGGCATGGAGGAGCGCAGCGATTATCCCGAACCGGAGATCCGCCGCCTCAACCTGGAGAGCGTGGTCTTGCGCATGTACAAATGGGGGCTGACGCCGCTGGAGTTCAATTTTTTCCACCGCCCCAACCGCAGCCTGATCCTCAAGGCGATCCAGAACCTGAAGAATTTCGGCGCCCTGAGCCCGGAGAACAAGGTGACAACGGACGGCCGCAGGATGGCCGAGCTGCCGCTGTCGGTGCGCAGCGCCCGGCTGCTGTTGGAAGCCGAAAAGGGGGGCGCCCGGGTCGTTGACCGCGCCCTGAAAGCCATTGCCATCTTCGAGACAAGGGGCATCGTCAACAAGGAGTTCAGCGGCGGGGGCTACTCCCGTTCGCCCTTCAAATCGGACCTGCTCAACCAGCTCGAGATATGGGAGGACGAGAAAGCGAACGCCCGGTTGATCTCGCGCAAGAAGACGGCCTTGGCCAGCGAAATCTACAACGAACTCAGGAAGCGGCTGGCCCAGCCGGTCCCCCGAAGGGGACCGTGGAACGAGAGCGACCAGAAACATCTTTTCCGGGCCATCCTCTCGGCTTTTTGCGACGGCGTCTACTTCAGGGGCGACGGGATATACTGGCGCGAAAAGGAAGAGAGGCAGCTCGAGCGCACGTCGATCCTGAACGAGGCCAAGCCGGAAATGGTCGCTGCCCTGCCCTTCGACCTGATCATCAACCGCGAAGACCAGAAGACAGGCAACAAGGAGGAAAAATACATCCCGCTGTTGACCTTCGCCTCGGAGCTGTCGCTCAAGCAACTGGACGAGCTATCGCCATTCAGCTACGAAAAGCGCCGCGCCATCGTCCTGAAAGAGGACAAGATCAGCGTCGACGAACAGATTTTCTTCGGCGGCCGGATGATCAAAACCGTCGCCGCCGCTCCCGACTGGACGAGCCCCGACGAAAAGCACACCCTCCTGACCCTGGCCCTGCAATGGTTCGCCGACAACAGCCAATGGCTGCCCTGCCGTGGCGAGATTGAAAAAAATCGCGCCTGGTTCAAGGAAGCAGCCGCCGTGCTGGGCGAAAAACTGCCGCCTTTCGACCACGTGCTCCGCGAATTCCTCTACCGCCAACTGCGCCGCAGCCTCAAGATCGACGACCTGCGCTTTTTTTTCCAGTTCCATCCCGCCCTGCGGCGCATCACCCTCAACCACCTGCTGCCTTACGTTTGGCTGAAAAAACTGAAGGCCGTGCGCTGGCCCGGCCTGTTGAAGATCAAGGACATGGAACTCCCTATGACCTACATCGGCCCAAAATCCTACCTGACCCTGGGCTACGAGCACTTCCACCGCGTGGAAAAGGACGAGATCATCCTGCCCAGCGGCGAGGAACCCGGCTTTCTGCTGCAGGGATTGCGCTTTGAAAATTGGGCCGCAGCGGTGAGCCATTACAACACCTATTTGAAGAACGACATATTCGGCCGCAAGTGGCGAAACGATAAAAAAAGCATCG is part of the Candidatus Aminicenantes bacterium genome and harbors:
- a CDS encoding helicase-related protein; the encoded protein is MCNVCWGDEIGYQTGLDSNKSPQTALLYLTDGVQMVQEIQGKREYDVLILDEIHEWNLNQEVLVGLVKKNLDSGYYQRSGKRVVIMSATLKARQISAFLNHAPVITIPGRGFPVVCQRRHPCFFLPDAANLLESGHNILIFQPGKQEIEETMQNLKELLEHDKQQAVILPLHSELSINEQGKVFKNYPLPKAVVATDIAQTSLTIDDIDAVIDSGVKKEVRLVSGIEGLYPTEISTSECRQRAGRAGRVKKGVYILCSERGMEERSDYPEPEIRRLNLESVVLRMYKWGLTPLEFNFFHRPNRSLILKAIQNLKNFGALSPENKVTTDGRRMAELPLSVRSARLLLEAEKGGARVVDRALKAIAIFETRGIVNKEFSGGGYSRSPFKSDLLNQLEIWEDEKANARLISRKKTALASEIYNELRKRLAQPVPRRGPWNESDQKHLFRAILSAFCDGVYFRGDGIYWREKEERQLERTSILNEAKPEMVAALPFDLIINREDQKTGNKEEKYIPLLTFASELSLKQLDELSPFSYEKRRAIVLKEDKISVDEQIFFGGRMIKTVAAAPDWTSPDEKHTLLTLALQWFADNSQWLPCRGEIEKNRAWFKEAAAVLGEKLPPFDHVLREFLYRQLRRSLKIDDLRFFFQFHPALRRITLNHLLPYVWLKKLKAVRWPGLLKIKDMELPMTYIGPKSYLTLGYEHFHRVEKDEIILPSGEEPGFLLQGLRFENWAAAVSHYNTYLKNDIFGRKWRNDKKSIEIGDAADLPFPMPFQGGNGKDNTPFEFYSVPTIENGQVFLIHFPTLEEANAHFLPLAGQWQELKSRFKKAALDNVFRTKGWTIK